In Gadus macrocephalus chromosome 4, ASM3116895v1, the following proteins share a genomic window:
- the mlpha gene encoding melanophilin a isoform X1 encodes MENKLDLSRLTDEEAKHVWDVIQRDFNLRKAEEDRLGELKTKIEKEDTKRELLGSQANLADSHCIRCLQPFKFLINNKRQCLDCQLYTCKGCSRYNKKEHGWVCDNCRMTRVLKIGTLGWYHDNVRNRFKRFGSAKVMRSLYKRLNGDGGRDDDTQSMPDVGQRHTYNGVEDDHAEAEAQRYKMMRKNKRLLSVHPMDFDPEEYYPPYPVSRRQSFQQYQDERGGYRNDLEYQNEMHNYRMNRRKSLDRYAMRPEDYGELRLERARSLSKISSSVARQQYVDTSDEEDMPRYAGPYQPAAPFRRRNSKASSQENLGQPPPINELSKRMSAIESLLNRLEEKMVSPDEEDGQKPPGGEEEEKLRRKLRQLAGNLSDKGLSSGEEEAGKKLPSFMAKGTSAKNSTPARVLKDPELSSSSDEIPTEGQKRSTAAGLCDLTTEVLRTINATENAMVEYGLAKEPNETQYPLDGPGLKQADDAYRELEENVYVAAGKSFELETKLKQLEHNAKNRFGGGATDSDLSELEDVVAKTAARVQSTESEVSDIESKIAALNTVGLDKKKKISGSQQRKRSTQDPSARSSNGSGSMWRPPTMH; translated from the exons ggagCTGAAGACTAAGATCGAGAAGGAGGACACCAAGAGGGAGCTGCTGGGCTCCCAGGCCAACCTGGCCGACTCCCACTGCATCCGCTGCCTGCAGCCCTTCAAGTTCCTCATCAACAACAAGCGCCAGTGTCTggactgccagctgtacacgtGCAAGGGATGCAGCCGCTACAACAAGAAGGAGCACGGCTGGGTGTGCGACAACTGCCGCATGaccag GGTCCTTAAGATCGGCACTCTGGGGTGGTACCACGACAACGTGCGCAACCGCTTCAAGCGCTTCGGCAGTGCCAAGGTCATGAGGTCGCTCTACAAGAGGCTGAACGGCGACG GTGGTCGTGATGACGACACCCAGAGCATGCCTGACGTAGGCCAACGCC ATACATACAACGGAGTGGAGGACGACCATGCGGAGGCAGAGGCTCAGCGTTACAAAATG ATGCGCAAGAACAAGCGTTTGCTCTCAGTGCATCCCATGGACTTTGACCCGGAGGAATACTACCCACCCTACCCTGTATCCCGCAGGCAGTCTTTCCAG CAATACCAAGACGAGCGGGGAGGCTATAGAAACGACCTGGAATACCAGAATGAGATGCACAACTACCGCATGAACCGCAGGAAGAGTCTGGACCGCTACGCGATGCGCCCTG AGGACTACGGGGAGCTTCGGTTGGAGCGCGCCCGCTCCCTGTCCAAGATCAGCTCCTCTGTGGCGCGCCAGCAGTACGTGGACACCTCGGACGAGGAGGACATGCCGCGCTACGCCGGGCCGTACCAGCCCGCCGCACCCTTCCGCAGACGCAACAGCAAGGCCTCCTCCCAGGAGAACCTCGGCCAACCCCCTCCG ATCAATGAGCTGAGTAAGAGGATGTCGGCGATCGAGAGCCTCCTCAACCGACTGGAGGAGAAGATGGTCTCGCCAGACGAGGAG GACGGCCAAAAGCCCCCtgggggcgaggaggaggagaagctccGGAGGAAGCTGCGCCAGCTGGCGGGGAACCTCAGCGATAAGGGGCTCTcctctggggaggaggaggctggcaAGAAGCTCCCGTCATTCATGGCCAAGGGGACCTCGGCCAAGAACAGCACCCCGGCTCGAGTTCTGAAAGACCCCGAACTCAGCTCTTCCAGCGATGAGATACCCACAGAGGGTCAGAAG AGATCCACGGCGGCCGGCCTCTGTGACCTTACCACTGAGGTCCTGAGAACCATAAACGCGACAGAAAACGCGATGGTCGAGTATGGCCTCGCGAAAGAGCCAAACGAAACACAGTACCCCTTAGATGGGCCCGGCCTAAAGCAGGCAGACGATGCTTACAGAGAACTTGAGGAAAAT GTTTACGTGGCTGCCGGGAAGTCCTTTGAGTTGGAGACCAAGTTGAAGCAGTTGGAGCATAACGCCAAAAACCGCTTTGGCGGCGGCGCCACGGACTCCGACCTGTCCGAGCTGGAAGACGTGGTGGCCAAGACCGCCGCGCGGGTCCAGAGTACGGAGAGTGAG GTCTCTGACATAGAGAGCAAGATCGCCGCCCTCAACACTGTGGGGCTGGACAAGAAAAAGAAG ATCTCCGGCTCCCAGCAAAGGAAAAGGTCCACCCAGGACCCGTCAGCAA GAAGCAGCAACGGGTCCGGATCCATGTGGAGACCCCCCACCATGCATTAA
- the mlpha gene encoding melanophilin a isoform X2 produces the protein MENKLDLSRLTDEEAKHVWDVIQRDFNLRKAEEDRLGELKTKIEKEDTKRELLGSQANLADSHCIRCLQPFKFLINNKRQCLDCQLYTCKGCSRYNKKEHGWVCDNCRMTRVLKIGTLGWYHDNVRNRFKRFGSAKVMRSLYKRLNGDGGRDDDTQSMPDVGQRHTYNGVEDDHAEAEAQRYKMMRKNKRLLSVHPMDFDPEEYYPPYPVSRRQSFQQYQDERGGYRNDLEYQNEMHNYRMNRRKSLDRYAMRPEDYGELRLERARSLSKISSSVARQQYVDTSDEEDMPRYAGPYQPAAPFRRRNSKASSQENLGQPPPINELSKRMSAIESLLNRLEEKMVSPDEEDGQKPPGGEEEEKLRRKLRQLAGNLSDKGLSSGEEEAGKKLPSFMAKGTSAKNSTPARVLKDPELSSSSDEIPTEGQKVYVAAGKSFELETKLKQLEHNAKNRFGGGATDSDLSELEDVVAKTAARVQSTESEVSDIESKIAALNTVGLDKKKKISGSQQRKRSTQDPSARSSNGSGSMWRPPTMH, from the exons ggagCTGAAGACTAAGATCGAGAAGGAGGACACCAAGAGGGAGCTGCTGGGCTCCCAGGCCAACCTGGCCGACTCCCACTGCATCCGCTGCCTGCAGCCCTTCAAGTTCCTCATCAACAACAAGCGCCAGTGTCTggactgccagctgtacacgtGCAAGGGATGCAGCCGCTACAACAAGAAGGAGCACGGCTGGGTGTGCGACAACTGCCGCATGaccag GGTCCTTAAGATCGGCACTCTGGGGTGGTACCACGACAACGTGCGCAACCGCTTCAAGCGCTTCGGCAGTGCCAAGGTCATGAGGTCGCTCTACAAGAGGCTGAACGGCGACG GTGGTCGTGATGACGACACCCAGAGCATGCCTGACGTAGGCCAACGCC ATACATACAACGGAGTGGAGGACGACCATGCGGAGGCAGAGGCTCAGCGTTACAAAATG ATGCGCAAGAACAAGCGTTTGCTCTCAGTGCATCCCATGGACTTTGACCCGGAGGAATACTACCCACCCTACCCTGTATCCCGCAGGCAGTCTTTCCAG CAATACCAAGACGAGCGGGGAGGCTATAGAAACGACCTGGAATACCAGAATGAGATGCACAACTACCGCATGAACCGCAGGAAGAGTCTGGACCGCTACGCGATGCGCCCTG AGGACTACGGGGAGCTTCGGTTGGAGCGCGCCCGCTCCCTGTCCAAGATCAGCTCCTCTGTGGCGCGCCAGCAGTACGTGGACACCTCGGACGAGGAGGACATGCCGCGCTACGCCGGGCCGTACCAGCCCGCCGCACCCTTCCGCAGACGCAACAGCAAGGCCTCCTCCCAGGAGAACCTCGGCCAACCCCCTCCG ATCAATGAGCTGAGTAAGAGGATGTCGGCGATCGAGAGCCTCCTCAACCGACTGGAGGAGAAGATGGTCTCGCCAGACGAGGAG GACGGCCAAAAGCCCCCtgggggcgaggaggaggagaagctccGGAGGAAGCTGCGCCAGCTGGCGGGGAACCTCAGCGATAAGGGGCTCTcctctggggaggaggaggctggcaAGAAGCTCCCGTCATTCATGGCCAAGGGGACCTCGGCCAAGAACAGCACCCCGGCTCGAGTTCTGAAAGACCCCGAACTCAGCTCTTCCAGCGATGAGATACCCACAGAGGGTCAGAAG GTTTACGTGGCTGCCGGGAAGTCCTTTGAGTTGGAGACCAAGTTGAAGCAGTTGGAGCATAACGCCAAAAACCGCTTTGGCGGCGGCGCCACGGACTCCGACCTGTCCGAGCTGGAAGACGTGGTGGCCAAGACCGCCGCGCGGGTCCAGAGTACGGAGAGTGAG GTCTCTGACATAGAGAGCAAGATCGCCGCCCTCAACACTGTGGGGCTGGACAAGAAAAAGAAG ATCTCCGGCTCCCAGCAAAGGAAAAGGTCCACCCAGGACCCGTCAGCAA GAAGCAGCAACGGGTCCGGATCCATGTGGAGACCCCCCACCATGCATTAA